The Phyllopteryx taeniolatus isolate TA_2022b chromosome 2, UOR_Ptae_1.2, whole genome shotgun sequence nucleotide sequence TCCTGTGTACTATTTAGTAGTAAAATGTGCTGTTCAATAGCTTGATTTGCTTTAAACCACTCTGCTCACTCTAAGAcgtacttttttgtttgtcatgGATGTGTAGCATCATTTCGAGATGAGGAGCAGGGCATCATCCCCAGGGCTGTTGCGGATGTATTCAAGCTGCTGGATGAAAATGACCTCACAGACTTCTCCGTCCGGGTGTCCTATTTGGAGGTCTACAAAGAGGAATTCAAGGACTTATTGGAGGTGGAAACTGCAAGCAAGGACATCCACATTCGGGAAGATAAGGGCAATATTGGTATGTacatttctgttgttgtaatatACATACACTCTTTGGGCATGGCATAAGGTATACCTTGCTGAGAATTGTGCTGATGtaaaagctgtatcaaaaaaaGCTAATGTAAAAGCTGTAtcaaaatttcatttttgattgacacagtcACTGAAAGGGGTTTGTTTAATAATGTATGAATTTGGTTAAAGATATGTCATAAATGCCCCTTAAAATACCTCAAATACCATATATATCTGTTATGTATGTTGCTCAAATATGTTGAGTTGTGAATGATGAAATTGAGAGAAATTGCTGGTTCACCCTAGGATAGATTAACGTTTGGATCGAAACACACCAAGTCACAACAGATTACGTATGGCCATTTGAATGCTTTTCCTTGATCGACCATGGGGGAAATGAGCAATCAATTAACCCATTCATTGTCATTCTTTTATTAAATATTCTAGGGCTGCAACAATTAATTGGATAACTTGAGTAAGTTGATtacaaaataaaccaaaatcTCCGCCTTGAAGCTTTGCAGGAATCATTTTCCACACAAACTGACGTAACGGCAGTCACGCACATCACTGTGTAGAATTTAGTTGGCACGATGGCAGCAAGACTTGAGGAACGCGTCTGTTAAAGACAGAGAATGCCCCAAGTTTGGAATCTTTACATacttaacaaataaaataaaccaaaacCGCACTTCTACAATCACCAACACAAGGTCACGTATGtgagctaatttaatatagcctaccatcaCGAATTAGAACCTATTATAATGCACCCtgcaagtggtcaaggatagacacagccacCAGTGCGCTTTCAGCCACTTTATTGAAGAAAGTGGCTGAAAGAAATCCAACATGTAATAagcatatatataatatattcatACACAAGCTGCCGATGGCCAGAAATCACGCCGATTcatttatcaaattaatcggtAGAAACcttcattccaaaaatatttaatagctCCAGCTCTAAAATACTCAATACGGGGAAATGTGATGGAAGTTGGGAACTATTAaggcaggattttttttatccatttctaatctctttttatatatatgtgtatatatatatataatacacacacacacacacctgtgttGTGGGTAGTGGGGGTGTTTTGCTGTAATATAAATCATAAATCTGTGTTGTATGTTTGTTCTCATGTTGCGTGGTGTAGTCCTGTGTGGTGTAAAGGAGTGCGTTGTGGAGGGTCTCGATGAGGTGTTGAGTTTACTGGAATCCGGCAACACAGCTAGACACACGGGCGCAACCCAAATGAATCCAAACTCCAGCCGCTCCCACACCATTTTCACCTTATACATGGATCAGCGACGGGGAGGTTTGCGACTCTACGGGAGTGCCACAAGCGGCGGACCCCAAATGTTGTCCTCCAAGTTCCATTTTGTGGACTTGGCCGGCTCAGAGCGCATCTTGAGAACTGGCAACACTGGAGAAAGACTGAAGGAGAGCATTCAGATTAACAGCGGCCTTCTTGCCCTCGGAAATGTTATTGGAGCCCTCGGGGACCCCAAAAGAAAAGGCTCTCACATACCATACAGAGATTCAAAAATCACAAGGTGCTTTTCTGTTAAAGTTTCACTATAACTAGAACATAGaaagtaaatttattttttcagtgtTCACTGTTTTTACGGTTTCATTGTTTTACCCAGGATCCTTAAAGACTCTTTGGGAGGAAATTCTAAAACCCTGATGATAGCCTGCATCAGCCCATCATCCTCAGACTTTGACGAAAGTCTGAATACACTAAACTACGCCGCAAGGGCCCGCAATATTCAGAATCGGGCCACGGTCAACTGCAAGCGGGAGCCAGATCGAGTAGAAGGGCTGGAGCAACAAATCAAAGCCCTTCGCCGAGCGCTTGAAAACCGCCATCGTTCAGAGACCCGCATCATTTCTCATGCTGACCCCAACAGGAGGCCACGACTTGGCGAAGGAGAAATTAGTAGACTGCAAGTGCAGGGTGCCCACTATCGAACCTGCACGGACACTGCTTACAGGTTAGTACATGATTTCTAAACtaatgtataaatatgtatcGCGTAATTTATAATGTAGATAGCCTAGAGTGCTCAGTATATAATTTTCTGATATATAATGCTTGTAAAAATGATAGATTGTTACGCGAGCTGCAGAGTGAAGGAGTGCTGACTGCGGAGCACGGTCTGAGAGTGAAGGAGTGGCTCTGCTCTGTGGAGGAGGAACGTAGTCGACTGACGACCGCATCTGGGCCAGACAGCGGTATTGAGAACAGCTCTACAGAAGAAAATGTCGCTTTAAGAAGGGAAAGGCCCTCGGTAAACAACCAGGTGTGTCTCTCTCAAACTAGTGCAATAAAAGATTGCTTTGGCCTCATCGTGTGGCCTTTTGATGGCAAGGGACCATGTTTAAATACATTGGGAAGCTGTGACCAGGGGATCATGGTAGTGCCCTTGTGCACCAGGAGGGTACATGGTGATTTCTTAGGAATGTTGTAGACATGATCATTTGACAAAAATTAACACTTTATAGAAATATAGTGTTGCATGTTGATATGTATCTGTTTGTGACCTTGTTAGATCATTGTGAAttattgtaagaaaaaaataacaatcatttttttcacaaatatgaACAtctttaattattaataacatcATTTAAGGTCATTTGAGCAAAGAAATACAGTAGctttgtttcaaaaaggttggggaacgctgatagacaaaagtagtgctttgctgccatcttttggcatcgctcggcaattataaacctttataAAGAGGGTATCAATTAGTCACAGGTATTCCCTATTCGCAGCAGAGATCCTCGCAAATAGCAGGGAACACTGAACAATCATGATATATTGATTTCTGTATATTCTCACATAACAGTAAGTCTTATACACTGTATGTGACTTGCTTAATTCACATACAGACGAGACTTGAGTATGTTTTTGGGTGCTGGGATAGTTGCTGTTTGATTAAATCGGAGGATGACCAAGTCAGACAAGACCATCTTCCTGGTATATGAGAAAACACGGGTAGTCAGATATAGCACTGTTTAGTGAAGATAGTAGGGCGTGACTTACACCGGTATAAAACAGAAGCTCAGTGAAGTATTCTTGGAACAACCACAGTGTACGCTGCTTCTGCTGTATGGTTGTTGATCCATCTGCAAGAATATTAAATCATCTAAGCTTGTACAGGTCTCCCTGATATTACTTGAGTCATTTGAACTCAAGCAAATACACAAGTGGATGAAAGCAAAGTTGTGTATTTGCTCAGCCTAATGTGGAACTTGGTAAATTGCAGTTTCTTTAAAATTCTGAAAAAGGGTATTCAACTGaccaaataaaatgttaattatgttTTGTAGGAGTTCtgtttaaaacacttttttaaatttttatttcattttttaaacattttccacATATTAATCTCTGTTTATGCCATGTTGTGAACCCAGGATTCTGATTCTCTGGAGGAGAGGTGGAGCTATGAGCACGACAGTGTGAAAGACGGAGAGAAGGATGAGACTGTCGTTAGGCTTCAAGCGGACGTCCTGCGTCTGGAGAGAGAGAATACAGACTTCCTGGCAGCTCTGGAGGACGCTATGGAGCAATACAAACTGCAGGTCTCATAAAGCAAAGTTATGTTCTATTCCCCCCCCAATTAGTATGTTGGTGTCTGGAAGTAGTTTGGTTTCACATACAACACtcagcttgttttgtttttaatcgacATTGTCACAACAGACCCGCAGTAATTTGGTCAACCAGGATAGAAGCATAATAATTGTGTGGTTTCCTGGTTTTCTGCTGATTTAGGTCACAATTTCATGTGTTTTCTCTCTCAGAGTGATAAACTACAGGAGCAACAAGACCTGATTGCAGAGTTGCAGTGTCTGCTAGCCAGTCCCGACGTGCGCGGCTTGGGCCTTCATTTGGGCTCACGGCCACACACCGCCCCGATTAGCTCCATGCAccatggacaaaatggagggtCACAGGTAACCAACCACTACAGTTTTTCACAggtaaaattaactttttaaaactattttgcctaagCATCTTCCTTTTATGTTACAACTGTCCAGGCCTACCTTGTCTAAAATAGGCCTATACACGCATACCTTtcttgtcagagaggtattaatgaATTGTTTATTGTCGTACATAATTTAGCTGTACTTGCGgattaaaatataaatagtatactgtatgtgtgacacACCGCATTTCTGAACACTACAATGATGCTCATTAAGTCAAGTGGCAGTCAAAATGGAACATAGTCATTTATCTTCTTTTGAGTTTTtagaaaaattatatatattttttagcaaTTATCTTTTGGATCACTTACCATTTGTAGGTGTATCTTACTAGGTGTCCTGTACAGAATTATCTAAGCTTGCTTCTTTGCATTTACAGGGTGATGATCAGGATGGTTCTCTCTATGAGGAGCAGATGACCTCTAGTGGAGCAGAAATTCATGGGATCAATGAAGACGGCGCTCAGTGTAACCATCCCAAAGGGAGACAAAGGTTTGTCTTTAAAATTACAGTTTGCAGCTCACACGATCAAGATACGACGACAAGCAGTTCACACCCCGTTTATGTCACAGCCATTGTGCTCATGTTTTTCATCATGCCCGTATTGATGTCATATTGAACATATTTAATGACAGGCAGGTGAATCAAACCTGGACGAAGAAGGACATGCTCTTAGGTGGACGGGCAGTCAGTGGTAGAGGTCTGACATCGTATCTACCCGAGCTAGACCAACATCCCCCTTTAGCCAGAAAAGCATGTAAGTTTAATCTGCTGTGTGACAAAAGGAATACATATATTTTGGCTCTCATTGTTGCAAAGACTGACTTGTAACTTGGTCAGATTGTTCGAAGCATTCGGAAGTCATAAATGACGTACAGAAACAAACACAGGTCGTGCAGGGTCTGTGTACAAGTCTACATTTCCTTTCTTTTGCTGTGACATCAGGAAATGTTAAGACAATATATGATTGCTTTGAATTCAGCCATTTCCTGTAATTTAACTATTTGTTTCAGTCTGAGATTAAAATAGATGAGATCTGAAGTGTTCAGGCCAGATTTGGTTGCATCCCCATCATACAGACTTTGACATCCTGTAATTAATTCACAGTTTATTGAGTGTCAagtttcaattattttcttgattaaaaacaaaactatctTTAAAgtaatgttagtttttttcaccaaaagaCTGGTTTCTTTATCGTACTTTTCAACTCTATGCAAATTAAATTTATTACTCATACTATTCTCTTCCATTACCGCTCAGCCAACTGCAATATGAGTGAAACATCTGTACGTGATGCTCTGAGGGGCTTCGAAGGTGTTTCAGAATCAGGCCTTCTTCAGGCCCAGCAGAAGATAAGGGAGCTGTCAGTTACTATCCGCATGAAAGAAGAGCTCATCAAGGAACTGGTCAAAACAGGTACATGTCACATTCCCCAGAATTTTGTTCCCAAATTCTACGGgccatcttttattttttttggttgacaTGCTGTTTGTGATCCACCAGGTAAGGATGCTCAGTCCCTGAACAGGCAGTACAGTCACAAGATCACAGCTCTGGAAAGTGAAGCCGTGCAGGCACGACAGGAGCTGCACGAGGCCCAAAGGCAACTTCAGGAGCTGGAGAGGCAGGAGAGAGAGATCAGTGCCACAGACAAGACCAGAGCTCAGGAATGTCGACGAAAGATTGCGGCGGCTCAGAGCAAAGTTCAGGTTTGTACGTCATACATGTGTATTCTTTCAGCTGTGAAACCAGATTTATATTATTTGTCAATATGATTTGATATCCACTCACCAGCCACTGTATTAGTTACTTCTGTACATTATAATAAACTACAGCAGGAGCAGGGCTCAACATGATTACATCCTGTTTGATAAAAATGAGCCTTTTTTTATCagtttttctttgaacaaaTTCTAGATGATGATGGTTAGATTCACGTGTGGTTGATATgtggtgaattaaaaaaaacaaacctgacTTATTTGGTTATAGTCTATTTTGGATTTATATTGTGGATAGCGTTTCAACATGTCTCCTGTAATTACTAACTTTGCAAATGCTTTTGTTGAAGGTTCTCAGACAACGTCAAAGGGACACTGCCCATCTTGCTAATCTGCCGGCACAAAGCGAGCGTCGGGTGCTTGAGCTGGAGCGCAGTGTTCAGTCTATGAGGCAACAACAGGAACTCCTGCAGAAGCGACTGCGTCAAGAAAGTCAGCAGAAACGTCGGTTGGAGACTGAGATGCAGCGCAGAACTCACAGAGTCAAGGTAGTTGTTGggttttggtgtttttcttgGTTCATTTTGATATTCGACAACAATGCGCTATTAATAGCTTCACACTTGCTCTACATTAGGAACTTGAGATAAAGAATGAGCAACAGCAAAAGATTCTCAAGATCAAGACTGAGGAGATTGCTGCCTTCCAAAGGCAGAGACGCAGTGGCAGCAACGGCTCTGTCATCTCACTGGAGGAGCAACAGGTTTAGTCACACATACATTACGGAGGCAGACTTAAACTCCATGTTCTTGTGGTTTAAAGTAAACATTGACTGACTGCGCCATTATGCCCCTTGTGAGAGCAGAAGATCGAGGAGCAGAAACGCTGGCTGGATGAGGAAATGGAGCGTGTACTGGACCAGAGACGAGGGCTTGAAGATCTGGAAGGAGAGCTCACGAAACGGGAGGAAATTCTGGCCAAGAAAGAAGCCCTGTTGCAGGAGCGCAGTGGTCTTGAGACCAAGAGGCTCCGTTCCAGTCAGGTATTCAAACAGAAATCCATCACAGTTAATAAGGAAATTCTAATACATTTTCACTGGGTTCATCTGTTTCTGCAGGCCCTGAGTAAAGATCTGGTGACTCTAACAGGACGCATCGAGACACTTGAGCATGAGTTGAGCGAGAGGAACGGTCTCCTTCGCAGCAGCAGTGCTCAGGACTCCCAACAGATTCGACAAGAAATCTCCAACCTCCGTCAAGAAAAAGATTCCTTGCTTAAACAAAGAGTGGAGCTGGACGATAAGTTGCGCCAGGGAAACCTGCTCTCACCGGAGGTCAGACTCTGCACTCTTTTAGCATACGACCATATATACGCGTGTATTTTATCAGTAGATAGTGGACGTGGTGCTATAACCCCTAACTGTAAGGCCACTTGACCAATCAGAAGTCAGATGAAAGTCATTTCAAGGAAAGGCGCAATAGCAACCAATATAAGTTTTCTTGTCTACATGCAACCACAGAACAGTTTTAGAAAATCTTAACATGgtcttcaaaagaaaaaaaaacacactcacaaacTAGTCTTTAACATTAGCTCTTCTCAGCTGACGAGTCATGCTTATCTTACTTGTATAGTGCTGGAACATGACAAATTATTTCTTACTACTAGTACTTTATAGGGAACATGATTAGGCTCACTATCCTTTTACAGAAAATGCTGTCATACTTTATGTGaacaatatgaaaatatttagaTTTCATCTAAGTGTTCATTTTTATGTTCTGTTACTTAAAAATATCCTGAGGACCCAACAGAACATCAGTGCAAGCTCTTCCAGTATGAGTCTCCATCTTTTCTCTGTTTCATCCAGGAGGAGCGAACCCTCTTCCAGCTGGATGAGGCCATCGAAGCTCTGGATGCAGCCATTGAGTACAAGAACGAGGCCATCACTCAGAGGCAGAGGCAGCTCAGGGCGTCCGCCAGCATGCTTTCCCAATGGGAGATGAATCTCATGGCCAAACTCAGCTACTTATCTGCCTCCGAGACCAGAGCTCTGCTGTGCAAGTACTTCGACAAGGTTTGCCTCAGAATACTCACCGGCAGGGCCACGCGTGACCGTGTTTCCGAAACTCAATTTATTGTTGTTTACAATGTCAATTCAAGACAAAAGTTATCTCGGGGCTAGGGATGCACCAACGACCACACTTCAGGAGAACATTGCCCATAGCGATGCTGAGACTAATAGTcatagtagtagaagtagtagttTACAATCTGCCACAGTTAAGGTACTCAAGTCAGATTACTTGACCCAAGTCAGTCTTAGGTCACCAATTTTAGGATTTGGGACTATAACTTGACTGAACCTGGCAGTCCACCAGTATGCTATAAGCCAGAGTGCAGAGCCCACCTCATGAAGCAAGCACCATGGAGGGAGGTTCAAAGAATATTATATTTGGattcaaggttttttttctttccatgggctcaccacctgtgggaggggccataggagtcaggtgcagtgcgagctgggcggtggccgaaggcgaggACCTTGACGATCCGATCCCCGacaacagaagctggctctagggacgtggaatgtcacctctctggcagggaaggagcccgagctggtgtgtgaggtcgagaagttccgactagatatagcctctggtaccagtcctctcaagagtgGTTGgtctctcttccactctggagttgcccacggtgagaggcaccaagcaggtgtgggtatacttattgctccccgactcggcgcctgtacgttggggttcaccccggtgggcgagagggtagcctccttcGGAtgaggggacgggtcctgactgttgtttgtgcctatgcaccaaacagcagttcagagtacccaacctttttggagtcctttgagggggtgctggagagcggagagtggtgttctgttattggacttctgtgctcatcacggcttgtccataacaaacaccatgttcaagcataagggtgtccacacgtgcacttggcaccaggacaccctaggtcgcagttcgatgattgactttgtggtcgtgtcatcggacttgcggccgcatgtcttggacactctgttgaagagaggggcggagctgtcaactgatcaccacctggtggtgaattggctccgatggtcggggaagatgccggtccgacgtggcaggcccaaacgtattgtgacggtctgctgggaacgtctggcagaatccccagtcagaaggagtttcaactcccacctccgacttTGCTCATTgagacatcgagtccgagtcgaccatgttccgcgcctccattgctgaggcggccgaccggagctctGGCCGTAAAATGGTTGGTGcctggcggcaatccctgaacccgttggtggacatcaaCGGTGAGGagtgaagaaggagtcctatcgggcctttttgaaccccctgatactggctgttcggtctctgtacgaccggagtcagagtttggtccgcagtttggtgtccgggctctcccttagagatagggtgagaagctcagtcatccgggaggatctcagagtaaagCTGCTGCTCccccacatcgagaggagccagatgaggtggctggggcatctgattcggatgcctcccggtgaggtgctccgggcacatcccaccgggatgAGACTCCAgcgacgacccaggacacgctggagagaccacatcctttggctggcctgggaacgcctcggaatcccccgagaagagctggatgaagtggctggggagagggaagtctgggcatccctgctaaagccactgcccccgcgacccgatctcggataagcgctagaaaatggatggatggattattttattttattttttttaaatcagtgacaaagataaaggcaaaatgaaaagttttcaattaaaatgtaagagagacaacaacaacaatctaaCTTCATCTGTTACTATTAATCTAAAACCTACAAATACAGGTCCCAGTAAACTACTTTAACTTCATAGTTTAGTTAACTGATAGCTGGTCAAATATTTACTAAGCTTCACGGTTACGTTTAATTGAGAAGACAaagtaatagacaatacagagACTAGTTTTGGAACCGATAAAAAGCTGTGATTATGAATTTGTTAGTACAGTAATCACCCCTCCATTGTTGGGGTTAAGTTCGAGACCACCTTCACAATCAGTGAAATCTGTGATGTAGAAATAGCCCATTTAAATACACCCTGggcatgtttttatagcatttacgGCACATTAACTTTTTTAaggtttttaaacacacacatactgtacatagaaacgtaaaacaatacaaacacataaaacacacaaacacatatagAGACAGCAAGACCAatagacaacaaaaatattataaagacagtataaaaaaatagagcAACAACTGTAATACAAAAGAAATCTGTAATATAGCGGGACCACGAAGCGTGAACCGCGATGTagcgggggattactgtacagcTAAGTACAGATACTGAGTGCAAAGTGGCTTGTATGACTTGACCTATGACTAGCTTAACCCAAGAAATTACTTGACTCAACTTGATTGAAATGTGGTGCGGCCTTGCTtaatttttgccacagtaacttcgGACTTATTCAAAACTTGAAGTCAAGACTTATTTCATTTGTCCCGGCTCTACAATCTATCTGCAATCAAAAGGTAATTAACCCAATTAAATTTAAGCTAAAGATTCTTTTTCCATGACTTTTCACAGTTTTTAGTTTAAatagttgtttgaaggtttatttaaaaaaaaaaaaaaaaattgcctgtCCTCCtcttgtcagccattttggaaatgacgtcattgttggATGCCCGTCTGAAGCAGAGaactgtgattgaatttcttttgttggaaggggaaccactgctaaacattttcaaaaggttgcaaactGTCTTTGGGAAAGCTGCAATCGGCTACAGTGCAGACAAAAAGTGGAGGTTCACGATCAAAGGTGAAGAATAAGAGGCAAATTTGAGTGACATCCGTGACAAGCAAATGAGCTTGTGAAGTAATCAGTTCCTTTGGGTGCACAACCATAACCATCCCCCATACTCACCTGATCTGACACTGTCACATTATCCTTTTTGGACCTTTAATAGAAGGAGTTAGAGGTCAGTACTTCTCTGATAACGAACAAGTTAAGCAGCCTACCGAATTTTTTTACGATTTTGCTGGCTTACGTGCCCTTGCTCATCGATGGACAGTCTGTGTTGAGAAAAAGCAAACTTAGTAGCAATGAAATCTCCCCTTTTGGGCTTTATTTCTATGATTATATTGCCTTtctattgcaataaataaagctTGAGGAAAATTGGGcgcattactttttgactgccccttcTACTCCATCATTTTTCACTTGTGTCAAGCCTATCAATGATGATAGTGTCTTTGCAGAAACGCGCTGACATGATTGTCTTCCCCAGGTGGTGTCTCTGCGTGAGGAGGAGCGTAAGCTTCAACTTGCGCTCGCCGAGCTAGAAATGCAGCTGGACGAGCAGCAGCGGCTGGTGCAGTGGCTGGAGAACGCTCTGGATCGCACACAGCTCGATACCGACCGTAGGCTCACACAGCAGCAGAAGGAACACGAGAGGAGCGTGCAGCTCTTACTGCAGCAGTGTCGAGGTGTGGCTCGCACATTGTAATTAGCATTCATTAAACTTGTCAATTTCAACATTTGCAAATTAAGATTCCATGCATggaacagctaaaaaaaaaatattgtacaactCCTGCATTTGATCTCATAAGACCACCCAAGTTTACagaagtaatttttttctttttcaagttCCTTACCTATATAGCGTATATgggtcaaataaaaaatgtgattaatttaggagaaaagaaagcTGTAAGTGATGCCTGCCTTACTTAGGGTTTAGCGTCATTTTATATTACAGCATTATCAATCAAGATATTTTATCTCGaaaggggaaccacgtcactttttatgtagatacaatttagggaaagtgacgagaaaccttttgatcagtctcgtaatctgaaggttgctccaCTTTCAGAAATTTTGATAAGAGTTTTAGACGgccagaggtttctttcctcgaacccaaacacacaacaatgcaggtagtgaattttatggaaaatttaatgatctaacatggggaatctacatggaagtaatacagaaaaacacaaaacaaacaaagaatagACGAACATTgacaaaggaaactgacttgtgatgtgagattggtagaatgagcgCGTAGTGACAATGCATGTAGCTgaggattcctgttctcgttaatttaaaacccaaatatgcaat carries:
- the kif7 gene encoding kinesin-like protein kif7 isoform X1 — protein: MSPKVSSGQGRGEYSSVQVAVRVRPLLPKELLHCHESCITVDPELQRVTLGHDRHFLCDFLFEETCCQDEVYSMSVQPLIEAFFQGFNATVFAYGQTGSGKTYTIGEANISSFRDEEQGIIPRAVADVFKLLDENDLTDFSVRVSYLEVYKEEFKDLLEVETASKDIHIREDKGNIVLCGVKECVVEGLDEVLSLLESGNTARHTGATQMNPNSSRSHTIFTLYMDQRRGGLRLYGSATSGGPQMLSSKFHFVDLAGSERILRTGNTGERLKESIQINSGLLALGNVIGALGDPKRKGSHIPYRDSKITRILKDSLGGNSKTLMIACISPSSSDFDESLNTLNYAARARNIQNRATVNCKREPDRVEGLEQQIKALRRALENRHRSETRIISHADPNRRPRLGEGEISRLQVQGAHYRTCTDTAYRLLRELQSEGVLTAEHGLRVKEWLCSVEEERSRLTTASGPDSGIENSSTEENVALRRERPSVNNQDSDSLEERWSYEHDSVKDGEKDETVVRLQADVLRLERENTDFLAALEDAMEQYKLQSDKLQEQQDLIAELQCLLASPDVRGLGLHLGSRPHTAPISSMHHGQNGGSQVTNHYSFSQGDDQDGSLYEEQMTSSGAEIHGINEDGAQCNHPKGRQRQVNQTWTKKDMLLGGRAVSGRGLTSYLPELDQHPPLARKASNCNMSETSVRDALRGFEGVSESGLLQAQQKIRELSVTIRMKEELIKELVKTGKDAQSLNRQYSHKITALESEAVQARQELHEAQRQLQELERQEREISATDKTRAQECRRKIAAAQSKVQVLRQRQRDTAHLANLPAQSERRVLELERSVQSMRQQQELLQKRLRQESQQKRRLETEMQRRTHRVKELEIKNEQQQKILKIKTEEIAAFQRQRRSGSNGSVISLEEQQKIEEQKRWLDEEMERVLDQRRGLEDLEGELTKREEILAKKEALLQERSGLETKRLRSSQALSKDLVTLTGRIETLEHELSERNGLLRSSSAQDSQQIRQEISNLRQEKDSLLKQRVELDDKLRQGNLLSPEEERTLFQLDEAIEALDAAIEYKNEAITQRQRQLRASASMLSQWEMNLMAKLSYLSASETRALLCKYFDKVVSLREEERKLQLALAELEMQLDEQQRLVQWLENALDRTQLDTDRRLTQQQKEHERSVQLLLQQCREQMDEGLAGRQRQFEGWIHGLSKELNHYKAANVELNNKLREFCIQPKEQVKVLPCNGKPLGVSCMDNHGGRGTPVSEKPPKSREEMRELVNAPLPSIWRRSSLPTEEPAVMEELWLRTASDGPVNRVVQTGLGVPTSLPAMKIRRESRRSSLNVGPLNSNNAFIDLRKNFA
- the kif7 gene encoding kinesin-like protein kif7 isoform X2; translated protein: MSPKVSSGQGRGEYSSVQVAVRVRPLLPKELLHCHESCITVDPELQRVTLGHDRHFLCDFLFEETCCQDEVYSMSVQPLIEAFFQGFNATVFAYGQTGSGKTYTIGEANISSFRDEEQGIIPRAVADVFKLLDENDLTDFSVRVSYLEVYKEEFKDLLEVETASKDIHIREDKGNIVLCGVKECVVEGLDEVLSLLESGNTARHTGATQMNPNSSRSHTIFTLYMDQRRGGLRLYGSATSGGPQMLSSKFHFVDLAGSERILRTGNTGERLKESIQINSGLLALGNVIGALGDPKRKGSHIPYRDSKITRILKDSLGGNSKTLMIACISPSSSDFDESLNTLNYAARARNIQNRATVNCKREPDRVEGLEQQIKALRRALENRHRSETRIISHADPNRRPRLGEGEISRLQVQGAHYRTCTDTAYRLLRELQSEGVLTAEHGLRVKEWLCSVEEERSRLTTASGPDSGIENSSTEENVALRRERPSVNNQDSDSLEERWSYEHDSVKDGEKDETVVRLQADVLRLERENTDFLAALEDAMEQYKLQSDKLQEQQDLIAELQCLLASPDVRGLGLHLGSRPHTAPISSMHHGQNGGSQGDDQDGSLYEEQMTSSGAEIHGINEDGAQCNHPKGRQRQVNQTWTKKDMLLGGRAVSGRGLTSYLPELDQHPPLARKASNCNMSETSVRDALRGFEGVSESGLLQAQQKIRELSVTIRMKEELIKELVKTGKDAQSLNRQYSHKITALESEAVQARQELHEAQRQLQELERQEREISATDKTRAQECRRKIAAAQSKVQVLRQRQRDTAHLANLPAQSERRVLELERSVQSMRQQQELLQKRLRQESQQKRRLETEMQRRTHRVKELEIKNEQQQKILKIKTEEIAAFQRQRRSGSNGSVISLEEQQKIEEQKRWLDEEMERVLDQRRGLEDLEGELTKREEILAKKEALLQERSGLETKRLRSSQALSKDLVTLTGRIETLEHELSERNGLLRSSSAQDSQQIRQEISNLRQEKDSLLKQRVELDDKLRQGNLLSPEEERTLFQLDEAIEALDAAIEYKNEAITQRQRQLRASASMLSQWEMNLMAKLSYLSASETRALLCKYFDKVVSLREEERKLQLALAELEMQLDEQQRLVQWLENALDRTQLDTDRRLTQQQKEHERSVQLLLQQCREQMDEGLAGRQRQFEGWIHGLSKELNHYKAANVELNNKLREFCIQPKEQVKVLPCNGKPLGVSCMDNHGGRGTPVSEKPPKSREEMRELVNAPLPSIWRRSSLPTEEPAVMEELWLRTASDGPVNRVVQTGLGVPTSLPAMKIRRESRRSSLNVGPLNSNNAFIDLRKNFA